One window of Mucilaginibacter inviolabilis genomic DNA carries:
- a CDS encoding Crp/Fnr family transcriptional regulator, protein MSDLLLKHIHQHTDLAADDAGLVISNFKTSHIKKHEYLIRAGEICRYESFIVKGCLKAYTLDEQGTEHIAFLAVENWYVGDLYSFLTGHPSTLYISALEDTEVLQIDKHALDKLLIAVPTMERYFRILFQNAFVASQSRVMEAISFTAEQRYDIFLQRYPTLQQRIPQYLIASYLGITPQFLSRIRRKRL, encoded by the coding sequence ATGAGCGATCTCCTGTTAAAACATATCCATCAGCATACAGATCTTGCTGCCGACGATGCCGGGCTTGTGATTTCAAATTTCAAAACCAGCCACATCAAAAAACATGAATATCTGATACGGGCCGGTGAAATATGCCGGTATGAAAGTTTTATTGTTAAAGGTTGCCTGAAAGCGTATACTCTTGATGAGCAGGGCACCGAGCATATTGCTTTCCTGGCTGTCGAAAACTGGTATGTTGGTGACCTGTACAGCTTTTTAACCGGACACCCTTCCACATTGTATATATCAGCCCTGGAAGACACCGAAGTATTACAAATAGACAAACATGCGCTGGACAAGCTGCTTATAGCGGTACCAACCATGGAAAGATATTTCAGGATACTCTTTCAAAATGCCTTCGTAGCCTCACAATCACGGGTGATGGAGGCCATCAGCTTTACTGCCGAGCAACGGTACGACATCTTTCTGCAACGCTATCCTACCCTGCAACAACGGATACCGCAATATCTGATCGCATCGTACCTGGGTATAACACCACAGTTTTTAAGCAGGATCCGCCGCAAAAGATTATAA
- a CDS encoding DoxX family protein: protein MKNIRNKIFSTAGNWPATISRLTLGLILLPHGAQKLLGLFGGMGFSPTMQYFTDVVHLPWLIGFIVIMIEFAGSILLILGWATRIVAALIIPLFIGIIITHHWQAGFFMDWFGANPKGFEGFEFDLLMIGLALSLVISGGGRFSVDQQYYLNTQVK from the coding sequence ATGAAAAATATCAGAAACAAAATTTTCAGCACTGCAGGCAACTGGCCCGCAACCATCAGTCGCCTCACACTAGGCCTCATATTATTACCGCATGGCGCTCAGAAACTTCTCGGGCTTTTCGGGGGCATGGGTTTTTCGCCTACCATGCAATACTTTACAGATGTAGTACACCTGCCCTGGCTTATCGGCTTTATTGTAATCATGATTGAGTTTGCGGGCTCCATCCTGCTGATACTGGGTTGGGCAACACGCATCGTCGCGGCGCTGATCATTCCGCTGTTTATCGGCATTATTATTACCCATCACTGGCAGGCAGGCTTTTTTATGGATTGGTTTGGTGCAAACCCAAAAGGTTTTGAAGGGTTTGAGTTTGATCTGTTGATGATCGGTCTGGCCTTGTCACTTGTAATAAGCGGGGGCGGCAGGTTTTCTGTGGATCAGCAGTATTACTTAAATACTCAGGTAAAATAA